The window TGGGTAACCTATTAGTACTAGAAAGGCAGGAGAACGAATGAAGATTATAGACGCTCATATCCATTATTCCAACATTACTAGCTTTCATGATACAGCTAATAACTTATCCAATCTTTCCTATTCCCGAGAAGGACTAGAAAGAGAAATGCTTGAAAATAACGTTGTTCTTAGTATTGCGATGGGATTAACAGAGACAGAGTCGAATGGATTCCCGGATTACAAGTCACAAACACCGATGGAGCTTGACTTAGAGTTAGACTCGCCAAAATCAATCGTACATTGCTTAGGAATAAATCCATATAAATTAGAACGAGAACATTTATCTCTACTAGAAGAAAAAATTAAACTACCCAATGTTGTCGGATTCAAAATTTATTTAGGATATTATCCTTTTTATGCTTACGATGAAACATATAAACCTGTTTTTGAACTTGCTGCAAAATATAAAGTACCCGTTGTTTTTCATACAGGAGATACATACTCCGAAAGAGGATTATTAAAATATTCCCATCCACTAACACTTGATGAAGTGGCAGTATTTAATAGAGATGTAACGTTTGTGATGGCTCACTTTGGCGATCCATGGGTGTTAGATGGAGCAGAAGTTGTTTATAAAAACAGAAATATGTATGCAGACCTTTCTGGTTTAATTGTAGGGACAAAAAAGGATGTCCAAAGACACATGGAAACTAATTTTACCAATCATCTACGACAGGCATTAGATTACTGCGATCATTATGAAAAACTACTATTTGGTACAGACTGGCCACTCATTTCGATGGCTGACTATATTAGTTTTATTAAAGAAATAATACCAGTTCAACACCATGAAAAAGTTTTTTATGAAAACGCTTTAAAAGTTTTCCCAAAAATAAATGGATTTTTGGTAGAATAGTAGAATATACATATTATATCTACTTATGAGAGGGGAATTTTTATGGAAAGAATTGCATGGGTTACAGATAGTACTGCAACATTAGACGAGGAATTATTGAATCACCCAGATGTATACAGCGTACCAATGATTATATACTTTGACAACGAAGAATATTTAGATGGGATTAACATTAGTTTTGAAGAATTCTACACAAAGTTAACAAGTAGTGAAGTACCACCAAAAACTTCACAACCATCCGTTGGTACATTTGCAGAACTGTATAATAAACTATCAGAAAATTATGACAGGATTATCTCAATTCATCTTTCAAAGCACTTAAGTGGGACAATCTCCTCTAGTACGCAAGCAGCGGAGCTAGTAGAAATACCAGTGCACACAGTAGATTCAAAAGTTCTTTCATACCCGTTGTCCGCAATGGTTAAAAAAGCTATCTCTTTATATGATGAAGGGCATAATGCAGAAGAAATCATTTCAAAACTAGACGTGATGTCTGATAAGAACGAAACATACGTACTAATTGGCAGCTTAGAGCAACTACATAGAAGCGGAAGAATGACCGGACTACAAAAGTTTTTAGGCAGTCTACTACAAATTAAACCAATTATCGCTATTGAAGAAGGAAAATTAGATGTAGCAGACCGTGTCCGTACAGATAAAAAAGCAGTTCAACGTTTACATGACTTATTAGATGCTGCTGTAGCTAAAGGTACGGTTAAAGAAGTATTCGTTTTACACGGCCGAGATATAGATCCGGCAATTGAAATAAAAAGTACAATTGAAGCAAAATATCCAGACCTACAAACACGACTATGCCCACTATCCACAACCATCGCCGTACACGCCGGCGTAAACACAGTAGGCGTATCTTGGTATCACGAATAATTAATAAAATAAAAAAGTCATGAACCAGTTTTTTAATGGATTCATGACTTTTTAAATTTATTTCTTAAGTTTGTATTTATTATTAATTGATTAGTATTGAATTTTTAATACTTTCCTAAGTTTATTTCAGCGGCAGGTGTGAGACTCCTGCGGGAAAGCCCGTCAAAGGAGACCCCACAGGCGCTAAAGCGCCGAGGAGGCTCCTGCGACCGCCCGCGGAAAGCGAGCACCTGCCGCTGAAATAAACTTTTCATGCCCAATTTACATATTCAAATATTCCTATCTATAAATAAAAACATACAAAATCTCGCCTCCATAAGGATACGCACCAACTAATTGATAACCAATACTAAAATACCTTGAAAGCGTTTCTGCACAAGAAGAGCTTGCCGGCTCCAATGGTGCATGATCACTACTCGTCAAAGAATAAAAAACATCTTCTGTATACGAACACCTAATAGTCACAACATGTGTACCTAACCACGCTGTACCAATTTGCGGTATCTGACCATTATCACGATAAAAGTACACCATTTTGTATCAACCTTTTCATTTTTCTTTAATGAATACTATTCTTCCTAGGTTAAAAAGGTTCTTTACACATTTATAAACACACTTACATTTAAAAAATGTACAAGATTTGATAAAATGAAACATGAGGCAGTAATACTGCGTGTAGTAGGAGGAAATTCATTTGAGAGAAATAGAACAATTTGTTATAGACAAATTAGGAAATGATACAACTGGGCATGATTGGTATCACATTGACCGCGTCCGTAAAGTAGCCATTCAAATAGCACATAAAGAAAAAGCCAACATAAAGATCGTAGAAATTGCGGCTCTTCTACATGATGTTATGGATGATAAACTAGTAAAAGATAAAAAGAAAGCGAAGGAAGAAATTGATCTTCTGTTACAACAATATCAACTTACTGAATATGAAATAACTAATATATTTTACATAATAGAAACAATTGGGTTTAAAGGTGGGAATGGGGAAGAGTTAACATCGATTGAAAGTAAGATTGTTCAGGATGCCGACCGTTTAGATGCATTAGGTGCTATTGGTGTAGCAAGAACATTCATGTATTCTGGTGCAAAAGACCAAGCTATGTTTGATCCATCCATACCTGTTAGAGATAAGATGGACTATGTGCAATACAGAACAGAAAAATCAACAGCCATTAACCACTTTTATGAAAAGTTATTAAAATTGAAAGATACACTTCATACAAATACAGCGAAAGAAATTGCTGTCGAACGACATACATTTTTACAAAACTTTTTAGATCAATTTATGAAAGAATGGGAAGTAAAATAAATGAAAATGATTGTAGCAGAAAACATAAGTAAAACATATGTAGAAAAAGAATTATTAAAAAGAGTTTCTTTTAGTATACAAGAAAAAGAAAGAGTTGGTTTAATCGGTGTTAATGGTACTGGTAAATCAACATTCCTTAAAATCATTGCAGGTCTAGAAGCAGCAGATGAAGGGGAAGTAGTCTCATCTTCTGATTATTCTATTTCTTTTTTGACACAAAATCCCGAGTTGAATGAAGAGAACACGGTATTGGAACAAATATTTGCTGAAGAAAATGAGTTAAACCGTACAATTAAAGAATATGAAAATTGTATGCAAGCGTTACAAAACAATCCTGAAAACGAGAGCCTTCAAACTAGTTTTACAGTTCTTCAACAAGAAATGGATGCAAAACAAGCATGGGATAGAAGTTCGAATGCAAAAGCAATGTTACATAAGCTTGGAATTGAAAATGTAACATTAAAAGTTGGACAACTATCTGGTGGCCAAAAAAAACGTGTGGCATTGGCTCAAGTATTAATGGAAGAATCCGATTTACTTATTTTAGATGAGCCTACTAACCATCTAGACTTCGAAACCATTCAATGGTTAGAAGACTATTTACTACGCTATAATGGTTCCGTTTTACTAGTAACACATGATCGATACTTTCTAGATAAAGTTACGACTAAAATATTTGAACTTTCAAGCGGGAATCTGTATACATATGAAGGAAACTATGCGAGTTACTTAGAAGCAAAAGCTATTAGGCTAGAAGACATGGCGAAAGCGGAAGCAAAACAGAAAAGCTTGTATCGTCAAGAGTTAGAATGGATGCGAAAAGGAGCAAAAGCTCGTACAACGAAGCAAAAAGCTAGAATTAAAAGGTTTGAAAACTTAGAAGATAACATGCCTTCTTCTTCTGATGAGAAAATGGAAATCGTTTCAGGATCTGCTAGACTAGGGAGAAAAGTAGTTGAGCTAAAAGGTGTATCCGTAATTTTTGGTGAAAAGACCATCCTTAAACATATTGACTTGTTATTAAAGCAAAAAGACCGTATCGGAATTGTTGGTCCTAACGGCGCAGGCAAATCTACACTATTAAACTTAATAGCAGATAAAAAAGATCCAACTAGTGGTGAAGTAGATAGAGGAACAACTGTAAAGATTGGTTATTATACCCAAGAACAACTAGATATGAACGAAAACCAACGTATGATCGAGTATATAAAAGAAGAAGCAGAAGTACTCCATTCTGCAGATGGCTCTTTTTTAAGTGCTGCACAATTATTAGAGAGATTTCTATTTCCACCACACTCTCACGGCACTCCTATATATAAACTATCCGGTGGCGAAAGAAAAAGACTTTATCTATTAAGAATTCTTATGTCTCAACCGAATTTACTTTTATTAGATGAGCCAACAAACGATCTAGATACAGAAACATTAACCATTTTAGAAGCTTACTTAGATGAATTCCCTGGAGTAGTTGTGACAGTATCGCATGACAGATATTTCCTAGATAAAGTTGTAGATGAGCTCTTAATACTAGACGGACGAGGTTCTGTAGAAAGAATATTCGGGGAGTACACAGACTATTTGCTCCGAGTGCAACAACAAAAAGAACTAGATAAAAAAGCTACACAAGTAAAAAGCGAAGCAACTGTTGATAAAAAGCAAAAGGGGAAGGCATTACGATTAACGTATCAAGAACAAAAAGATTGGGACACAATTGAAGAACGAATCAGCTCATTAGAGGAATCACTTGAACAAATAGAAACCGAAATTTCAAACGCAGGTAGTGACTACGGTAAAATTAGTGAGTGGATGGAAAAACAAAAAAACGCTACATCCCAACTAGAACAACTAATGGAACGCTGGGAAGAACTTTCTGAAAAAGTCGAAACCATCGAGGCAGAAAAAGCGAATCAATAACGAAGATATGATAAGATTAATAAAAGACAAACGATTGATCGTGTTTTAAAAAAGTTGCGTTATACCATATTCTATTGATATATAACGCTAATTAGCTGTTGATTTCCGTACTAGGCGGAGACTCCTGCGGGAGTAGCGGGGAGCGGGAGACCCCACAGGCGAGACTGCGCCGAGGAGGCTCCCGGCCCGCCCGCGGAAAGCGAAGCCTTGAACGGAAATCATCAGCGGTCATAAACACAGAAAAAGAAAAAAGGAGCGATACGTCTTGAAGATAAAAACGATCGAACCTACACCAAGTCCTAATACGATGAAAGTGTTATTAGATAAAGAACTACCAGCAAGTAAACGAAACAACTATACAAAAGACAATGCAACAGAAGCACCACAACTTATTCAAGAAATATTAAAAGTAGAAGGAGTAAAAGGTGTTTATCATGTTGCTGACTTTTTAGCACTAGAACGTAATGCAAAATTTGATTGGAAACCAATTCTATCACACGTGCGTACAATATTCGGTGAAGAATCTGATCCAAACAATACAGGCCAAGCTTACAATCCCAATAACGGCTTTGGTGAAGTGAAAGTGCTTGTACAAATGTTCCGAGGAATTCCAATGCAAGTGAAATTAACAGACGGTGAACAAGAAAAAAGATTCGGGTTACCAGAACGTTTCAGTAAAGTTGCTATAACGGCCCAGCAACAAAACGATAACGTTGTATTAGAAAGAGAATGGAAAGAACAAGGAGTACGCTACGGTGATTTAGAATCAGTTGGCCTAGAAGTAGTAGAAGAAATCTCCGCTGCTTATCCAGAAGACAGACTAAATCGCTTATTACTACATGCGGAAACAAAAACTAGCCAACCTATAAAACGTGAAAAAGTGAAAGTAAGTCTTGAAATGTTTGATAACCCTGATTGGTCTGAACGATATCGAGCATTAGAACAAATGGACCCAACAGAAGAAGACTTACCTGTCATAGCGAAAGCACTAGATGACGAAAAAGCATCCATTAGACGTTTAGCGACCGTTTATTTAGGAATGATAGAAAAAGAATCTGTTTTACCTTACCTTTATAAAGCTCTAAAAGATAAAACGGTAACGGTACGTCGAACAGCAGGAGATTGTTTATCTGATATTGGAAATCCAAGTGCAATGGATGCAATGATGGAATCCCTAAAAGATAAAAATAAACTAGTTCGTTGGAGAGCAGCAATGTTCTTATACGAAGTAGGAGATGAAAGAGCACTTCCTGCATTAAAAGAAGCAGAAAACGATTCCGAATTCGAAGTAAGCATGCAAATTAAAATGGCTATCGAACGAATCGAAGGTGGAGAAGAAGCAAAAGGTTCTGTTTGGAAACAAATGACTGAACGTAATAATTAATTAATATGAGGTGAACGCTATGTCAATGGCTTATGAAGAATACATGAAACAAATGGTTTTACCAATGAGAGCAGAATTAACTCGTAATGGATTTGAAGAATTAACAACAAGTGAAGATGTAGAAGCATATATGGATCAAACAACTGGAACTACTCTTGTTGTCGTGAATTCTGTTTGTGGATGTGCAGCAGGACTAGCTAGACCAGCCGCTACGCAGGCAATAGTACAAGCTGAAAAAGCTCCAGATAAATTGGTTACCGTTTTTGCAGGGCAAGACAAAGAAGCAACTGCTAAAATGAGAGAGTACTTTGGAGACACTCCACCATCTTCACCATCTATGGCGCTATTAAAAGGTAAAGAAGTGGTACACTTCATCCATCGTCATGACATTGAAGGTAATGATATGGAAACGATTATGAAAAATCTCTTAGCTAGCTTCAACGAGCATTGCTAATATAAACTTTCGGCTATTAATGAACTTCCATTAATAGTCGATTTTTTCTTTAAATATTAAGTGAAAATTGTTTGCTTTTGTATTGTATTAAAAATAGAGTGGATTGGAGCGGAAGGCACTCGACTCCTGCGGTAAAAAGAGCGAAGCGTGAGGCCCCACAGGCGGGACAACGAGGCTCACGTCGCTCCCCGCGTAGTGCCTGCAGCGGAAAGGAACGGTTAAGAATTTATATATTAAATATATGAAAACTCCAAAATTTAAAGAGGAAAACACTTATGATAGTCACAACAGCTGGTAGAACAAATAGCGAAATGACACACCTAGCGAAGAAGATAGCGAATGAATTAAAGGTGCAATATGTAGATCGACATAAAAAATCAATTAAATTCCTACAAGATGAAACGAAAAGCGATTGCATTGTTATAGGAAAAGAACGATTCGAATGGCACCCTATTCATTCTGAGGAACCAATCTTTTTCCATCCAAATTCTGCAGCTTTTCGGGCAAAAAGAATTACACGGGGTGAAACAGAACCGTTCTTACAAGCGACAAAACTAACAAGCTCCATGACATTCCTAGACTGCACATTAGGGTTAGCCTCTGACAGTATTATTGCCAGTATAATTACAGGTGAAAAAGGAAAGGTCGTTGGGATTGAAAGTAATTTTTTCTTATCTTTTTTAGTTAAAACAGGCTTACAACAGTGGGACACAGACATCGAGGACTTTAATAATGCTATGCGTAGAATAACGGTAGTGAATAGTGATCATACAAGTTTTTTAGAAAGCCTCCCATCCAACAGTTTTGATGTGGTCTATTTTGATCCGATGTTTGAATTACAAATCGAAGAATCAAATGGGATTTCTCCACTAAAATCAATCGCAACCTATTCATCTTTTCATGATTACATTTTTAAAGAAGCTCTACGCGTAGCGAAGGAGCGGGTCGTTTTAAAAGACCACTGGAAAAGTGGAAAGTTTGAAAGATACGGATTTACTGTTGAGAAAAGAAAAACAGCCAAGTTTCATTACGGAGTTTTGGAGAAATTATAAAAGAATTGGACACCTTAATTAATGGAGGTGATCCTTTTGGCAAATAAACATAAGAAAAATCCAGCAACAATAGGCTTGAATTCTTCTCAAGTGGAAGGTCAAGGTACTACTGAAAACGAATTAACTGATGGGCATCAACAATCCTCTAGCAAGAAAAAACAGAAAAAACATTAAAAAAAAGGCTGACAAGTAGTCAGCCTTTTTTTGTTGTTCCATCTTAAAATTAATCAGCAATACATAAGTACATCATATAGCCAAGTGTAACGAAACTAGTGACAATAAATAAAACATCAGTCATTTCCATTTTTTGTACCTCCAATATGTAAATAAATCTACTCCTTATTGTACCAAAAAAACTTGAAATGATAAAAGAACAATTTGTATTTTTTATGAAAGGATATATTATATTCTAAAATGACAAAAAATCGATACTTCTTATTAGTTAAATATTCAAAATTTATGTTATACTAGGTCCATAGATTTCATGATTTATGTTTTTCTTACTAGAAAGGAAGATACATATGCCTAAATGGTTAAAAAAATCCTTAGTTATCCTAATTACTACTTTAACATTTGGTACAGTAGCTCCTCCAGCATATTTGCTGGCAGAAAATAACGATGGAAAACAAACCACTAATTTTACAGATAATTCAATTATTGAAACCACTATAATAGAAAATATTGAAAAAGATTCTAAAGAAGAATTCCTGCAACTAGCTACTTTTATGGCAAAAGAGCAATCTTTTGAAAAATTCGGACCAAAAATAGCGCTAGTTATAGAAGATGAATTCAATGAAGTTATTTTACCGAAAATGGAAGAAGTAATTGCTTCCTTAGCAGAACAATTTGATGAGACAGAAATGAATTACTTAGCTATTTCTGAAAAACCGACTGGTGGTAATAGCGAGAAAATCTTTCATATATATTCAACAGAAACAGGTAAAGATATCGTACGTTTTCACGTTCGTAAAGACCGTCCACCTTTAGAAGGTTATTATTTCAATTTCCATTACCACACAATGCATGATAACTTTCAACAACACCATATGTTAGGAAGCATTTATTGGTCTAAAAACACACCACCTAAATGGATGAACTAACTACGTATAGAAAGAAGTCTTTTTAGGCTTCTTTCTTTTTGCAAAAAATGATTACTGTACCATGAATTACCACCTATTATTACAGAAAGTTTACAAAATTATCATTCTCTTTAAAAATAAAAATGATATAATAATAGTACAATATTCAGATAATATGAATTTTTTAATAAATTCATCAAGACTTTCTTCTAGGTGGAGTTGATTATATGAGAAGGCGTATTATATCTATACTATTATTAGTCTCCATTTGTTTTATACCAGTATATTGGAACGTATTTGCTAGTAATGAAGCTATATCATTAAAAAATCACCCTTCTATAGAAATGTTAGAATTGACCTCTGAACTCCCTAGCCAAGATTTATTAGGCAGATTAATTCTATTACCACAAAGTGATTTTGCAATAGATGAAGCTTTCTATATGATACAAAATGTATCATTAGTACCTGAACCTGTATTAAGAACACTTGTAAGACAAAATGTTCAATTATACTTATTTGATGGATTACTTACAGATGTGGAAGGGTTTGAACATTTAAGAGGTAGTCAACCTAGAGGGTATACATCAAACGGGCCAACATGGGATAACGTCCCTGGTATCGGGGGCTCCAAGTTAGTTTTAGCTAAAATAGGTCATAGTCATCCTGGTAACGGTCATAGTTCTATTAATTTGGAACTACACGAATTAGCTCATTCCATCGATCGATTCGTATATGGGAATATACGATACAATGAAATGTTCCAAACTATTTGGAAAGAAGAAGCGCCAATTTTATTTCCAAATCAAAACTACTTTTTGCATTTTATTGAAGAATATTTCGCAGAAACATTTGCTATGTACTTTTTAAATGACGCAACTCGTGAAAAGCTACAACTCCATGCACCAAAAACATATAGTTTTTTTGAAACGCTCGATCATTTACCAGCTCATACCGAGTTCACATTTAAAAGATCATTGCTTTACTAACATACTACACACGTGTAGTATGTTTTTTTATACCCTTTTCATAAAAAATATAAACTTTTATGTTAAAATAATATAGGTTCATTTTAAATAGTAATACATATGGAGGTTAGACTTATGAAACAATACTTACAATTATGTGAGCATATTTTAAACAATGGCACGAAAAAAGAAGATAGAACTGGTACTGGTACCATTTCAACATTCGGTTATCAAATGCGATTCAACCTCCAGGAAGGTTTTCCCCTCGTAACTACAAAAAAACTACACTTAAAATCAATTATCCATGAACTATTATGGTTTATTAGTGGAGATACAAATGTGAAGTATTTACAAGAAAATGGAGTTAGAATTTGGAATGAGTGGGCGGATGAGAATGGAGATCTTGGCCCGGTGTACGGATTCCAATGGCGTTCATGGCCAACCTCTAATGGAGAAAGTATCGATCAATTGTCTAATGTTATTGAGCAAATTAAAAATAATCCAGACTCGAGAAGATTAATTGTGAATGCTTGGAACGTTGCACACGTTGATTCTATGGCACTTCCTCCATGTCACATGATGTTCCAATTTTACGTAGCTGAAGGTAAGCTATCATGTCAACTTTACCAACGTTCAGCAGATGTTTTCCTTGGTGTTCCATTTAACATCGCGTCGTATGCTTTATTAACAATGATGGTTGCTCAAGTATG is drawn from Bacillus alkalisoli and contains these coding sequences:
- a CDS encoding amidohydrolase family protein, producing the protein MKIIDAHIHYSNITSFHDTANNLSNLSYSREGLEREMLENNVVLSIAMGLTETESNGFPDYKSQTPMELDLELDSPKSIVHCLGINPYKLEREHLSLLEEKIKLPNVVGFKIYLGYYPFYAYDETYKPVFELAAKYKVPVVFHTGDTYSERGLLKYSHPLTLDEVAVFNRDVTFVMAHFGDPWVLDGAEVVYKNRNMYADLSGLIVGTKKDVQRHMETNFTNHLRQALDYCDHYEKLLFGTDWPLISMADYISFIKEIIPVQHHEKVFYENALKVFPKINGFLVE
- a CDS encoding DegV family protein, which translates into the protein MERIAWVTDSTATLDEELLNHPDVYSVPMIIYFDNEEYLDGINISFEEFYTKLTSSEVPPKTSQPSVGTFAELYNKLSENYDRIISIHLSKHLSGTISSSTQAAELVEIPVHTVDSKVLSYPLSAMVKKAISLYDEGHNAEEIISKLDVMSDKNETYVLIGSLEQLHRSGRMTGLQKFLGSLLQIKPIIAIEEGKLDVADRVRTDKKAVQRLHDLLDAAVAKGTVKEVFVLHGRDIDPAIEIKSTIEAKYPDLQTRLCPLSTTIAVHAGVNTVGVSWYHE
- a CDS encoding HD domain-containing protein, which gives rise to MREIEQFVIDKLGNDTTGHDWYHIDRVRKVAIQIAHKEKANIKIVEIAALLHDVMDDKLVKDKKKAKEEIDLLLQQYQLTEYEITNIFYIIETIGFKGGNGEELTSIESKIVQDADRLDALGAIGVARTFMYSGAKDQAMFDPSIPVRDKMDYVQYRTEKSTAINHFYEKLLKLKDTLHTNTAKEIAVERHTFLQNFLDQFMKEWEVK
- a CDS encoding YpjP family protein — translated: MPKWLKKSLVILITTLTFGTVAPPAYLLAENNDGKQTTNFTDNSIIETTIIENIEKDSKEEFLQLATFMAKEQSFEKFGPKIALVIEDEFNEVILPKMEEVIASLAEQFDETEMNYLAISEKPTGGNSEKIFHIYSTETGKDIVRFHVRKDRPPLEGYYFNFHYHTMHDNFQQHHMLGSIYWSKNTPPKWMN
- a CDS encoding thymidylate synthase, whose translation is MKQYLQLCEHILNNGTKKEDRTGTGTISTFGYQMRFNLQEGFPLVTTKKLHLKSIIHELLWFISGDTNVKYLQENGVRIWNEWADENGDLGPVYGFQWRSWPTSNGESIDQLSNVIEQIKNNPDSRRLIVNAWNVAHVDSMALPPCHMMFQFYVAEGKLSCQLYQRSADVFLGVPFNIASYALLTMMVAQVCDLEPGEFIHTLGDAHIYSNHLEQVQTQLTRDPKNLPTMKINKEITSIFDFKFEDFTLEDYEAHPHIKGVVSV
- a CDS encoding conserved virulence factor C family protein, which translates into the protein MKIKTIEPTPSPNTMKVLLDKELPASKRNNYTKDNATEAPQLIQEILKVEGVKGVYHVADFLALERNAKFDWKPILSHVRTIFGEESDPNNTGQAYNPNNGFGEVKVLVQMFRGIPMQVKLTDGEQEKRFGLPERFSKVAITAQQQNDNVVLEREWKEQGVRYGDLESVGLEVVEEISAAYPEDRLNRLLLHAETKTSQPIKREKVKVSLEMFDNPDWSERYRALEQMDPTEEDLPVIAKALDDEKASIRRLATVYLGMIEKESVLPYLYKALKDKTVTVRRTAGDCLSDIGNPSAMDAMMESLKDKNKLVRWRAAMFLYEVGDERALPALKEAENDSEFEVSMQIKMAIERIEGGEEAKGSVWKQMTERNN
- a CDS encoding anthrax toxin lethal factor-related metalloendopeptidase, coding for MRRRIISILLLVSICFIPVYWNVFASNEAISLKNHPSIEMLELTSELPSQDLLGRLILLPQSDFAIDEAFYMIQNVSLVPEPVLRTLVRQNVQLYLFDGLLTDVEGFEHLRGSQPRGYTSNGPTWDNVPGIGGSKLVLAKIGHSHPGNGHSSINLELHELAHSIDRFVYGNIRYNEMFQTIWKEEAPILFPNQNYFLHFIEEYFAETFAMYFLNDATREKLQLHAPKTYSFFETLDHLPAHTEFTFKRSLLY
- a CDS encoding ABC-F family ATP-binding cassette domain-containing protein; protein product: MKMIVAENISKTYVEKELLKRVSFSIQEKERVGLIGVNGTGKSTFLKIIAGLEAADEGEVVSSSDYSISFLTQNPELNEENTVLEQIFAEENELNRTIKEYENCMQALQNNPENESLQTSFTVLQQEMDAKQAWDRSSNAKAMLHKLGIENVTLKVGQLSGGQKKRVALAQVLMEESDLLILDEPTNHLDFETIQWLEDYLLRYNGSVLLVTHDRYFLDKVTTKIFELSSGNLYTYEGNYASYLEAKAIRLEDMAKAEAKQKSLYRQELEWMRKGAKARTTKQKARIKRFENLEDNMPSSSDEKMEIVSGSARLGRKVVELKGVSVIFGEKTILKHIDLLLKQKDRIGIVGPNGAGKSTLLNLIADKKDPTSGEVDRGTTVKIGYYTQEQLDMNENQRMIEYIKEEAEVLHSADGSFLSAAQLLERFLFPPHSHGTPIYKLSGGERKRLYLLRILMSQPNLLLLDEPTNDLDTETLTILEAYLDEFPGVVVTVSHDRYFLDKVVDELLILDGRGSVERIFGEYTDYLLRVQQQKELDKKATQVKSEATVDKKQKGKALRLTYQEQKDWDTIEERISSLEESLEQIETEISNAGSDYGKISEWMEKQKNATSQLEQLMERWEELSEKVETIEAEKANQ
- a CDS encoding YuzL family protein, translated to MANKHKKNPATIGLNSSQVEGQGTTENELTDGHQQSSSKKKQKKH
- a CDS encoding class I SAM-dependent methyltransferase, producing MIVTTAGRTNSEMTHLAKKIANELKVQYVDRHKKSIKFLQDETKSDCIVIGKERFEWHPIHSEEPIFFHPNSAAFRAKRITRGETEPFLQATKLTSSMTFLDCTLGLASDSIIASIITGEKGKVVGIESNFFLSFLVKTGLQQWDTDIEDFNNAMRRITVVNSDHTSFLESLPSNSFDVVYFDPMFELQIEESNGISPLKSIATYSSFHDYIFKEALRVAKERVVLKDHWKSGKFERYGFTVEKRKTAKFHYGVLEKL
- a CDS encoding BrxA/BrxB family bacilliredoxin; this encodes MSMAYEEYMKQMVLPMRAELTRNGFEELTTSEDVEAYMDQTTGTTLVVVNSVCGCAAGLARPAATQAIVQAEKAPDKLVTVFAGQDKEATAKMREYFGDTPPSSPSMALLKGKEVVHFIHRHDIEGNDMETIMKNLLASFNEHC